In Tenacibaculum pacificus, a single window of DNA contains:
- a CDS encoding DUF2339 domain-containing protein encodes MEFLYFIIPLLCFYFINKNINKKFEELNKTITDLQKEIFSKNTVVANKNVASEEEKTVIPKVTKIVNPIIPTPKKEEIIIPPITDSLKVNTILEDKKTIEKPIKEKIKSIPKKSFFERFKEKNPDLEKFIGENLINKLGILILVLGISFFVKYAIDKDWINEPARVGIGVLCGSLIMAIAHKLKKNYTSFSSVLVAGAISIFYFTIYIAFHEYQLFSQTVAFAIMTVITIFSTLVAVSYNRQELAVLSLIGGFSAPFMVSTGEGNYVVLFTYIAILNIGILGISYFKKWRISTILSFIFTIILFGSWCGLKIGYKTFSHTGALTFATLFYFIFSITIVLNNLRNKGVFSTIEYFILVANTFVFFGLGMLILNDLESNLTGLFTLLLALYNIAYATVLYKKFGLDKNAIYLLIGLALTFVTLTIPIQFEGNIITLFWALEAVLLFWLSQKSKIDTFKIGAFIIQVLTLISLFLDWEKYSFTKDLTIILNPLFIAGLVVSCSLFLTYWLLKKEKEFVIKHFSININSYRNILLIITILITYFTGILEVNYQAYQFLKNTFSALSFPLTYHFIFITTILYIASILKNKNISKGILVVGIISTVLYIVDFYRLPKSELIENFLENTNTNYAFYFHYIILSCLIYFGYQLYKTSDLLFKIKPKQRKWLPWIFTFAIVYILSNEIMIHGLHLSNSVDTVALSEKFSESENDFYAKSNFVHSQISATKTQIIKIGYPILWGVFSFIFLIIGIKKQWKNLRVIALSLLGITILKLFIYDIKNVSETGKIIAFILLGVLILIISFVYQKLKKLVVDETTENKNTDDEI; translated from the coding sequence ATGGAATTTTTATACTTTATAATACCTTTACTCTGTTTTTATTTTATCAATAAAAATATCAACAAAAAATTTGAAGAACTCAATAAAACAATTACAGATTTACAAAAAGAAATTTTTTCAAAAAATACGGTTGTAGCTAATAAAAATGTAGCATCCGAAGAAGAAAAAACTGTAATTCCTAAAGTAACTAAAATAGTAAATCCAATAATTCCTACTCCTAAAAAAGAGGAAATTATAATACCTCCTATTACTGATTCTTTAAAAGTCAATACTATTTTAGAGGATAAAAAAACAATAGAAAAACCAATTAAAGAGAAAATAAAATCAATTCCTAAAAAATCATTTTTTGAAAGATTTAAAGAAAAAAATCCTGATTTAGAAAAGTTCATCGGTGAAAATCTGATTAATAAACTTGGGATCTTAATTTTAGTATTAGGAATTAGTTTTTTCGTGAAATATGCCATCGATAAAGATTGGATAAACGAACCTGCAAGAGTTGGAATTGGTGTTTTATGTGGTTCATTAATTATGGCAATTGCACATAAATTAAAGAAAAATTACACCTCTTTTAGTTCTGTTTTAGTTGCGGGAGCTATTAGTATTTTTTACTTTACTATTTATATTGCTTTTCATGAATATCAGTTATTTAGTCAAACCGTAGCTTTTGCTATTATGACGGTAATAACCATTTTTAGTACGCTTGTTGCGGTTTCTTATAACCGACAAGAACTAGCTGTTTTATCATTAATTGGTGGGTTTTCAGCACCATTTATGGTAAGTACGGGCGAAGGTAATTATGTAGTTTTATTTACTTACATTGCTATTTTAAACATCGGAATATTAGGGATTTCTTATTTTAAGAAATGGCGAATTTCAACAATATTATCTTTTATATTTACAATAATATTATTCGGAAGTTGGTGTGGTTTAAAAATAGGTTACAAAACATTTTCACACACAGGAGCTTTAACTTTTGCAACCTTATTTTATTTTATATTTAGCATTACAATTGTTTTAAATAATCTTAGAAATAAAGGTGTGTTTTCTACGATAGAATATTTTATTTTAGTAGCAAATACCTTTGTTTTTTTCGGTTTAGGAATGTTAATTTTAAATGATTTAGAATCAAATTTAACAGGATTATTTACGTTATTATTGGCACTTTATAACATTGCTTACGCTACTGTTTTATATAAAAAATTCGGATTAGATAAAAATGCCATTTACTTATTAATCGGACTTGCTTTAACTTTTGTTACGTTAACAATTCCAATTCAGTTTGAAGGTAATATTATTACACTTTTCTGGGCTTTGGAAGCTGTTTTATTATTTTGGCTATCTCAAAAATCAAAAATAGATACCTTTAAAATTGGTGCTTTTATAATACAAGTTTTAACACTTATCAGTTTATTTTTAGATTGGGAAAAATACAGCTTTACAAAAGATTTAACTATCATTTTAAATCCGTTATTTATTGCTGGTTTAGTGGTTAGTTGTTCGCTATTTTTAACGTATTGGTTATTAAAAAAAGAGAAAGAATTCGTTATAAAACACTTTTCTATAAATATTAATTCTTATCGAAATATACTTTTGATTATCACTATTTTAATAACCTATTTTACAGGTATTTTAGAAGTAAATTATCAAGCTTATCAATTTTTAAAGAACACTTTTTCTGCGTTATCTTTTCCTCTAACATATCATTTTATATTTATTACGACCATATTATATATCGCATCAATATTAAAAAATAAAAATATTTCAAAAGGAATTTTAGTTGTAGGTATTATTTCAACAGTACTTTATATTGTTGATTTTTACCGATTACCAAAAAGCGAATTAATTGAAAACTTCTTAGAAAACACCAATACAAATTATGCTTTTTACTTTCATTATATCATTTTAAGTTGTTTAATTTATTTTGGATATCAACTATATAAGACATCCGATTTATTATTTAAGATAAAACCAAAACAACGTAAATGGTTGCCTTGGATATTTACTTTTGCCATTGTATATATTTTAAGTAATGAAATAATGATACATGGTTTACATCTTTCAAATTCTGTTGATACAGTAGCTTTATCTGAAAAATTCTCTGAATCAGAAAATGATTTTTACGCTAAGAGTAATTTTGTACACAGCCAAATATCAGCGACAAAAACACAAATTATTAAAATAGGATATCCAATACTTTGGGGAGTTTTTTCTTTTATCTTTTTAATTATTGGGATAAAAAAACAATGGAAAAACTTACGAGTAATTGCACTTTCTTTACTCGGAATTACCATTTTGAAACTTTTTATTTACGATATTAAAAACGTTTCGGAAACAGGAAAAATTATTGCTTTTATATTATTAGGAGTTTTAATTTTGATAATTTCTTTTGTGTATCAAAAATTAAAAAAATTGGTTGTTGATGAAACTACCGAAAATAAAAATACAGATGATGAAATATAG
- the glpQ gene encoding glycerophosphodiester phosphodiesterase has translation MKSSKIVIAHRGASGYLPEHTMESKAMAYAMNPDYIEQDLVLSKDNIPIVIHDIYLDDVTNVATIFTDKKRADNRYYVIDFTFDELQQLQVTERFDTKTQKQFYPKRFPKGKGNFKLHSLHQEIELIQGLNYSTNKNIGIYPEIKNPDFHHKNGKDIAKITLNILSDYGYKTKKDACVFQCFDAKELERIRKELKSDLFLVQLIEFEEETKQLKHFATYADGIGPWYKQILAEKIADKFTFTNLVSQAHQLGLKVHPYTFRADSLDEFSSFEEMMQVLFFEANIDGGFTDFPDKMVAFLNDN, from the coding sequence ATGAAATCATCTAAAATAGTAATTGCACATCGTGGAGCATCAGGATATTTACCCGAACATACGATGGAATCAAAAGCAATGGCATATGCTATGAATCCTGATTATATTGAACAAGATTTGGTGCTAAGTAAAGATAATATTCCAATTGTTATTCATGATATTTATTTAGATGATGTTACCAATGTTGCTACTATTTTTACTGATAAAAAAAGAGCCGATAATCGGTATTATGTAATCGATTTTACTTTTGATGAATTACAGCAATTACAAGTAACCGAACGGTTTGATACCAAAACACAAAAACAATTTTATCCAAAGCGATTTCCTAAAGGAAAAGGAAATTTTAAACTTCATTCTTTACATCAAGAAATTGAACTTATTCAAGGTTTAAATTATAGTACAAACAAAAATATTGGAATTTATCCAGAGATAAAAAATCCTGATTTTCATCATAAAAATGGAAAAGATATAGCTAAAATAACTTTAAATATTCTTTCTGATTATGGTTACAAAACTAAAAAAGATGCTTGTGTTTTTCAATGTTTTGATGCCAAGGAATTAGAAAGAATTCGAAAAGAATTAAAATCCGATTTGTTTTTGGTTCAGCTAATAGAATTTGAAGAAGAAACAAAACAACTAAAACATTTTGCAACTTATGCTGATGGAATAGGACCTTGGTATAAGCAAATTTTAGCCGAAAAAATAGCCGATAAATTTACTTTTACAAACTTAGTTTCACAGGCGCATCAGCTCGGCTTAAAAGTGCATCCATACACTTTTAGAGCCGATAGTTTAGACGAATTTTCTTCTTTTGAAGAAATGATGCAAGTATTATTTTTTGAAGCTAATATTGATGGTGGTTTTACTGATTTTCCTGATAAAATGGTCGCTTTTTTAAATGATAATTAA
- a CDS encoding Bax inhibitor-1/YccA family protein, which produces MENSFNNKILVAQASKTDRVAFYKKTYAHVGLGVLLFVFFEYLLLQNATIVEFALSMTQGYKWLLLLGGFMLITNYAESTALKTSDKNLQYLAYSGYVFAEAFIFIPLIYMAISYTNNFEIIKQAGIVTLGLFAGISSIVFITKKDFSFIKAGLSVGFFIAIALIIAGTLFGFNLGLWFSVGMCVLAAGSILYQTSNLVNKFSTDDYIPAALGLFASLMLLFWYVLQIFMSRD; this is translated from the coding sequence ATGGAAAACTCATTTAACAACAAAATACTCGTTGCTCAAGCATCTAAAACAGATAGAGTAGCTTTTTACAAAAAAACATATGCACACGTTGGTTTAGGTGTATTATTATTCGTTTTTTTTGAATATTTATTATTACAAAATGCAACCATCGTTGAATTTGCGTTATCAATGACGCAAGGTTATAAATGGTTATTATTATTAGGTGGTTTTATGCTGATTACCAATTATGCAGAAAGTACCGCATTAAAAACATCTGATAAAAACTTACAATATTTAGCCTATTCAGGATATGTATTTGCCGAAGCTTTTATTTTTATTCCGCTTATTTATATGGCAATTTCATACACTAATAATTTTGAAATTATTAAGCAAGCAGGAATTGTAACTTTAGGATTATTTGCAGGAATTTCGTCTATTGTATTTATCACAAAAAAAGATTTTTCGTTTATAAAAGCAGGATTAAGTGTTGGCTTTTTTATTGCAATCGCCTTAATTATTGCGGGTACTTTATTCGGATTTAATCTTGGTTTATGGTTTTCTGTGGGAATGTGTGTATTAGCTGCTGGTTCTATTTTATATCAGACTTCTAACTTGGTAAACAAATTTTCTACGGATGATTATATACCTGCTGCATTAGGTTTATTTGCTTCGCTGATGCTTTTATTTTGGTATGTTTTACAAATTTTTATGTCAAGAGATTAA
- a CDS encoding aminotransferase class V-fold PLP-dependent enzyme — protein MFIVDKIRADFPILNRQVHGKKLVYFDNGATSQTPQVVIDAIVDYYSNYNANIHRGVHTLSQEATDKYEEARLKVQKHFNAKHSYEIILTAGTTHSINIVASGFSAILKEGDEVIVSSLEHHSNIVPWQMLCEKTGAVLKVIPMDENGALKMDVYHELLNSNTKLVFCNHVSNALGTINPIKEIIDAAHKFGAYVLIDGAQATPHIKPDVQALDADFYVASAHKMCGPTGVGLLYGKEELLNLLPPYQGGGEMIETVTFEKTTYAGLPHKFEAGTPNICGGIAFGAAIDYMNAVGFDNIANQENELLAYGTQELEKIEGLKIYGTTNKAAVISFNIEGIHPYDIGSILDKLGVAVRTGHHCAQPIMNFFCIPGTVRASFAFYNTKEEIDILVASVKRAKMMLS, from the coding sequence ATGTTTATAGTAGATAAAATTAGAGCTGATTTCCCTATTCTTAACCGACAGGTACACGGAAAAAAATTAGTATATTTTGATAATGGAGCAACCTCACAAACTCCGCAAGTAGTTATTGATGCTATTGTAGATTATTATTCTAATTACAATGCAAACATTCATAGAGGAGTACACACTTTAAGTCAAGAAGCTACTGATAAATACGAAGAAGCTCGTCTTAAAGTTCAAAAACACTTTAATGCAAAACATTCGTATGAAATTATTTTAACAGCAGGTACAACGCACAGTATTAATATTGTTGCTTCAGGATTTTCGGCTATTTTAAAAGAAGGAGATGAAGTAATTGTTTCATCATTAGAACATCATTCAAATATTGTTCCTTGGCAGATGCTTTGTGAAAAAACAGGCGCTGTTTTAAAGGTAATTCCGATGGATGAAAATGGTGCGTTAAAAATGGATGTGTATCATGAATTATTAAATTCGAATACTAAATTGGTATTTTGTAATCATGTTTCAAATGCTTTAGGAACTATAAATCCGATTAAAGAAATTATCGATGCAGCTCATAAATTTGGAGCGTATGTTTTAATTGATGGAGCGCAAGCAACACCACATATAAAACCTGATGTTCAAGCTTTAGATGCTGATTTTTATGTAGCATCGGCGCATAAAATGTGTGGACCAACAGGTGTTGGTTTATTATATGGAAAAGAGGAATTATTAAATTTATTACCACCATATCAAGGAGGTGGTGAAATGATTGAAACTGTAACTTTCGAAAAAACAACTTATGCAGGTTTACCTCATAAATTTGAAGCAGGAACGCCAAATATTTGTGGAGGAATTGCTTTTGGAGCTGCCATAGATTATATGAATGCTGTTGGTTTTGATAATATAGCGAATCAAGAAAATGAATTATTAGCCTACGGAACACAAGAATTAGAAAAAATTGAAGGCTTAAAAATTTATGGAACAACTAATAAAGCGGCTGTAATTTCTTTTAATATTGAAGGAATTCATCCGTATGATATTGGTTCGATTTTAGATAAATTAGGCGTAGCAGTTCGTACAGGACATCATTGTGCACAACCGATTATGAATTTTTTCTGTATTCCTGGTACTGTTAGAGCTTCGTTTGCTTTTTATAATACAAAAGAAGAAATCGACATTTTAGTAGCATCAGTAAAAAGAGCTAAAATGATGTTAAGTTAA
- a CDS encoding serine hydrolase domain-containing protein, which yields MKNLKRVLLIVIAILIILVYFNYPKLNILAGYSAKNTASSVFLADRSLAFTDENDNNFSPINLTSDEINSEEKSATGSVFGLLERKAIYREGLGAVLINDDYDTTKKTPIPKRSKPDNTTPFPYGNANQKDTIFSNVDYKKLNEVINTLFNPKNKTRSVVVIYNDKIIAEKYANGFDKNSKQLGWSMTKSIASTIVGILQCKGKINVADTNLFDEWKNDKRKNITLHNLLQMNSGLEWVEDYNTISDVSKMLFLENDMTKTQLNKSLVAKPNQTWNYSSGTTNLISGLIRTKFNTHQEYLDYWYSALIDKIGMNSMLIETDMSGNFVGSSYGWATARDWAKLGLLYLHNGEWNGQHLFDKDWVDYATTPTPTSNKQYGAQLWLNAGNKYPDVPKNMYSFNGYKGQNVFILPNQNLVVVRTGLTKNADVNMLLKGIITSIKN from the coding sequence ATGAAAAATTTGAAAAGAGTACTATTAATTGTTATTGCAATACTTATTATTCTTGTTTATTTTAATTATCCGAAGTTAAATATATTAGCTGGTTATTCTGCTAAAAATACAGCTTCATCGGTTTTTTTAGCCGATAGAAGTTTAGCTTTCACTGATGAAAATGACAATAATTTTTCGCCTATAAATTTAACTTCTGATGAAATAAATTCCGAAGAAAAATCGGCTACAGGTTCAGTCTTTGGATTATTAGAAAGGAAAGCTATTTACAGAGAAGGTTTAGGTGCTGTTTTAATTAATGATGATTATGATACTACTAAAAAAACACCCATTCCAAAGCGTAGCAAACCTGATAATACAACTCCTTTTCCGTATGGAAATGCTAATCAAAAAGATACTATTTTTTCAAATGTTGATTACAAAAAACTAAATGAAGTTATTAATACTTTATTTAACCCTAAAAACAAAACTCGTTCGGTTGTTGTTATTTATAATGATAAAATTATTGCCGAAAAATATGCCAACGGATTTGATAAAAACTCAAAACAATTAGGTTGGTCGATGACCAAAAGTATTGCTAGTACTATTGTTGGAATTTTACAATGTAAAGGAAAAATAAACGTAGCTGATACCAATTTATTTGATGAATGGAAAAATGATAAACGTAAAAATATTACGCTTCATAATTTATTACAAATGAATTCTGGTTTAGAATGGGTTGAAGATTACAATACAATATCAGATGTTAGTAAAATGTTGTTTTTAGAAAATGACATGACTAAAACACAGTTAAATAAATCTTTAGTAGCTAAACCGAACCAAACATGGAATTATTCTTCAGGAACAACTAATTTAATATCGGGGCTTATTCGTACTAAATTTAACACGCATCAAGAATATTTAGATTATTGGTACAGTGCTTTAATTGATAAAATTGGCATGAACTCTATGTTAATAGAAACTGATATGAGTGGAAATTTTGTAGGTTCTTCATATGGATGGGCAACAGCAAGAGACTGGGCTAAACTAGGACTTTTATATCTACATAATGGCGAATGGAACGGGCAACATCTTTTTGATAAAGATTGGGTAGATTATGCTACAACACCTACTCCAACTTCTAATAAACAGTATGGCGCACAACTATGGTTAAATGCGGGTAATAAATATCCTGATGTACCAAAAAATATGTATTCTTTTAATGGATATAAAGGTCAGAATGTATTTATTTTGCCAAACCAAAATTTGGTAGTAGTTCGTACTGGTTTAACTAAAAATGCCGATGTGAATATGCTATTAAAAGGAATTATAACTTCAATTAAAAACTAA
- a CDS encoding SdpI family protein encodes MNPYYYVLSVNGFLFLFSIIFYFFPPKKINPIYGYRTNKTIKNNTIWQFANSFFTKQFLIYSSISFVATLVLASISKNLSWQPMAIMLLSLAVSVIKTEQEISKNFDDDGNKLK; translated from the coding sequence ATGAACCCTTATTATTACGTATTATCTGTAAACGGATTTTTATTTTTATTTAGTATTATATTTTATTTTTTTCCACCTAAAAAGATAAATCCTATTTATGGATATCGTACCAATAAAACCATAAAAAACAATACTATTTGGCAATTTGCAAATAGCTTTTTTACAAAACAGTTTTTAATTTATTCAAGTATTTCATTTGTTGCAACATTAGTATTAGCTTCTATCAGTAAAAATTTAAGCTGGCAACCAATGGCGATTATGTTATTATCTTTAGCTGTATCTGTAATTAAAACAGAACAAGAAATCAGCAAAAATTTTGATGATGATGGAAATAAATTAAAATAA
- a CDS encoding SCO family protein encodes MDLKFFKKSKSTLIFLLVFCAVGVPVFYHLVKVDDKLPVYNPADINPRLVDISVRSKSRNHKIGDFKLINQNGETITNANYKDKIYIADFFFTRCQTICLIMAYNMNELQAHYKNDDDIMFLSHSVTPVMDSVPQLRKYADAKGVIDGKWNVTTGDKKHIYNLARKHYFAVLDEGDGGENDWVHTENFVLIDKKGQIRGSYDGTKKENMQKIIDDITLLKEEYTK; translated from the coding sequence ATGGATTTAAAATTCTTTAAAAAATCAAAAAGTACTTTAATTTTTTTACTTGTTTTTTGTGCAGTTGGTGTTCCTGTTTTTTATCATTTAGTAAAAGTAGATGATAAATTACCTGTTTATAATCCTGCGGATATTAATCCTCGATTGGTCGATATATCGGTACGTTCAAAATCAAGAAATCATAAAATAGGTGATTTTAAATTGATAAATCAAAATGGCGAAACCATTACGAATGCCAATTATAAAGATAAAATTTATATAGCCGATTTCTTTTTTACTCGTTGTCAAACAATTTGTTTGATTATGGCATATAATATGAACGAATTACAAGCGCATTATAAAAATGATGATGATATTATGTTTTTATCGCATTCGGTAACTCCTGTTATGGATAGCGTTCCTCAATTAAGAAAATATGCAGATGCAAAAGGTGTTATCGATGGAAAATGGAATGTAACAACTGGTGATAAAAAACATATTTACAACCTAGCACGTAAGCATTATTTTGCTGTTTTAGATGAAGGTGATGGCGGAGAAAATGATTGGGTTCATACCGAAAATTTTGTTTTAATTGATAAAAAAGGACAAATAAGAGGTTCTTATGATGGAACTAAAAAAGAAAATATGCAAAAAATTATTGATGATATTACCTTGTTAAAAGAAGAATATACAAAGTAA
- the rseP gene encoding RIP metalloprotease RseP produces MEILIKAVQFILSLSLLIVLHELGHFIPAKIFKTKVEKFYLFFDYKFSIFKKKIGDTVYGIGWIPLGGYVKIAGMIDESMDTEQMSKPAQPWEFRSKPAWQRLIIMLGGVFVNFVLGIVIYICLMYAYGEKFVPNDSLKDGVWVQDQLGKDLGLQTGDKVLSVDGQEIRKFRELTGAFINGNNYAIERNGTVINKEIPTNFIEKLVDRDKNSGSFIGVRIPFVIAKIAEDSPNINSNLKPKDIVTAINGVSITYFDEAKIELDKLKGQEVNLTIKRGIENVTVPVKITEKGKLGVALGQLSLKDLEKLGYYKLAEKTYSIGEAIPAGTVKAWSTVTNYVKQLKKVFNPSTGAYKGLGGFISIGSVFPAEFSWEAFWNITAFLSIMLGVMNLLPIPALDGGHVVFTLWEMITGKKPGDKFLEYAQIAGFVLLVTLLLFANGNDIFRTFFK; encoded by the coding sequence ATGGAAATTTTAATAAAAGCAGTACAATTTATTTTGAGTTTATCGCTCTTAATTGTTTTACATGAATTAGGACATTTTATTCCTGCCAAAATATTTAAAACTAAAGTTGAAAAATTTTACTTATTTTTCGATTATAAGTTTTCTATCTTCAAAAAGAAAATTGGCGATACAGTGTACGGTATTGGGTGGATTCCGTTAGGAGGATATGTAAAAATAGCTGGAATGATTGACGAAAGTATGGATACCGAGCAAATGAGCAAACCTGCACAACCTTGGGAATTTCGTTCTAAACCAGCATGGCAACGTTTAATTATTATGTTAGGTGGAGTTTTTGTAAACTTTGTATTAGGTATTGTTATCTACATTTGTTTGATGTATGCTTATGGCGAAAAATTTGTTCCAAACGATAGTTTAAAAGATGGTGTTTGGGTACAAGACCAATTAGGTAAAGATTTAGGTTTACAAACTGGTGATAAAGTTCTTTCTGTTGATGGACAAGAAATCAGAAAATTCAGAGAACTTACAGGTGCTTTTATCAATGGAAATAACTACGCTATTGAAAGAAACGGAACTGTTATAAACAAAGAAATCCCTACAAATTTTATTGAAAAACTAGTCGATAGAGATAAAAATTCTGGTAGCTTTATTGGTGTTAGAATTCCTTTTGTTATTGCTAAAATAGCCGAAGATTCACCAAATATTAATAGTAATTTAAAGCCGAAAGATATTGTTACTGCTATAAATGGCGTTTCAATAACTTATTTTGATGAAGCTAAAATTGAGCTAGATAAATTAAAAGGACAAGAAGTTAACTTAACTATTAAAAGAGGTATTGAAAATGTAACTGTTCCTGTTAAAATTACTGAAAAAGGTAAATTAGGTGTTGCATTAGGGCAATTATCTTTAAAAGATTTAGAAAAATTAGGGTATTATAAATTAGCTGAAAAAACATATTCAATTGGTGAAGCGATTCCTGCTGGAACAGTAAAAGCGTGGTCGACGGTAACTAATTATGTTAAACAATTAAAAAAGGTTTTCAATCCTAGTACAGGAGCTTACAAAGGTTTAGGAGGTTTTATTTCTATCGGAAGTGTTTTTCCTGCCGAATTTAGCTGGGAAGCTTTTTGGAACATTACAGCATTTTTATCAATCATGTTAGGAGTTATGAATTTATTGCCAATTCCTGCTTTAGATGGAGGTCATGTAGTTTTCACTTTATGGGAAATGATTACAGGTAAAAAACCAGGTGATAAATTTTTAGAATATGCACAAATAGCTGGTTTTGTTTTATTGGTAACGCTATTATTATTTGCCAATGGTAACGATATTTTCAGAACGTTTTTTAAGTAA
- a CDS encoding lysophospholipid acyltransferase family protein translates to MGIVTSKEIAKVIGLDKLGIVGTFTGWMLMKVLRISAINKIYDKNKDKSDLEFLNGVLADCKVAYEIPEEDLKRIPKDGPFITISNHPLGGIDGVLLLKILIEKRTDYKIIGNFLLHKIEPLQPYIMPVNPFENRKDAKSSIAGIKNSLLHLREGKPLGIFPAGEVSTYRDGKLMVDKPWEDGAIRLIKKAKVPVIPIYFHARNSRLFYLLSKISDTLRTAKLPSEAISQKNKVIKVRIGKPISVKDQEEYKDIPSFYKFIRKKTYMLANPFEKESSKILSPQNLKIPKKVKDITAQRSPDLFVKEVDALRDKGSRLLESKNYEVFFANAKEIPNVLHEIGRLREITFRDIGEGTNKAIDLDKFDKYYHHLFLWDSVAKELVGAYRMGLGKDIFKKYGINGFYIHTLFRIEPELYNMMENSMELGRAFVAKSYQQKPMPLFLLWKGIVHVTLRYPEYKYLLGGVSISNKFSAFSKSLMIEFMKSHYYDPYVAQYIYPKQEFKVKLKDADKDFVFDATKADMQKFDKIIDEIEPGALRMPVLIKKYVKQNGRLVAFNVDPKFNNAVDGLLYIKVAEIPDSTLKPVIEEYQAQLEKKALEKLNK, encoded by the coding sequence ATGGGAATAGTTACATCAAAAGAAATTGCTAAAGTTATCGGATTAGATAAATTAGGAATTGTAGGAACTTTTACGGGTTGGATGTTAATGAAGGTTTTACGCATTTCTGCGATAAACAAAATTTATGATAAAAATAAAGATAAGAGTGATTTAGAGTTTTTAAATGGTGTTTTAGCTGATTGTAAAGTTGCCTATGAAATACCAGAAGAAGATTTAAAAAGAATACCAAAAGATGGTCCTTTTATAACAATATCTAATCATCCTTTAGGCGGAATAGACGGTGTTTTATTATTGAAAATATTAATTGAAAAAAGAACCGATTATAAGATTATAGGGAATTTTTTATTGCATAAAATTGAACCTTTACAACCGTATATAATGCCTGTAAATCCTTTTGAAAATAGAAAGGATGCAAAATCGAGCATTGCAGGAATTAAAAATTCATTATTGCATTTACGTGAAGGGAAACCATTAGGTATTTTTCCCGCAGGTGAAGTTTCGACCTATCGTGATGGAAAATTAATGGTTGATAAACCTTGGGAAGATGGAGCTATACGCTTGATTAAAAAAGCAAAAGTTCCTGTAATACCTATTTATTTTCACGCTCGAAATAGTCGCTTATTTTATTTATTATCTAAAATTAGTGATACTTTACGAACAGCAAAATTACCATCAGAGGCTATTTCTCAAAAAAATAAGGTTATAAAAGTACGAATAGGAAAACCTATTTCGGTAAAAGACCAAGAAGAATATAAAGACATTCCTTCTTTTTATAAATTTATTAGAAAGAAAACATATATGTTGGCGAATCCTTTTGAAAAGGAATCTTCTAAAATATTATCACCTCAAAATTTAAAAATACCTAAAAAAGTTAAAGATATTACAGCTCAAAGATCTCCTGATTTATTTGTTAAAGAAGTAGATGCTTTAAGAGATAAAGGAAGCCGATTATTAGAAAGTAAAAATTACGAAGTGTTTTTTGCAAACGCAAAAGAAATACCAAATGTTTTACATGAAATAGGTCGATTACGTGAAATTACTTTTAGAGATATTGGTGAAGGAACAAATAAAGCCATTGATTTAGATAAGTTTGATAAGTATTATCACCATCTTTTTTTATGGGACAGCGTTGCTAAAGAATTAGTAGGTGCTTATAGAATGGGGTTAGGTAAAGATATTTTTAAAAAGTACGGAATAAATGGTTTTTATATTCATACTTTATTTAGAATAGAGCCAGAGTTATATAATATGATGGAAAACTCTATGGAGTTGGGTAGGGCTTTTGTAGCTAAAAGTTATCAACAAAAACCAATGCCTTTATTTTTACTTTGGAAAGGAATTGTACACGTTACATTACGTTATCCTGAATATAAATATTTATTAGGAGGAGTGAGTATTAGTAATAAATTTTCAGCATTTTCTAAGTCGTTAATGATTGAGTTTATGAAATCTCATTACTACGACCCTTATGTGGCGCAATATATTTATCCGAAGCAAGAATTTAAAGTAAAACTAAAAGATGCCGATAAAGATTTTGTATTTGATGCTACCAAAGCAGATATGCAAAAATTCGATAAAATTATCGATGAAATTGAACCTGGGGCATTGCGTATGCCTGTACTTATTAAAAAGTATGTAAAACAAAATGGACGTTTAGTCGCTTTTAATGTAGATCCTAAATTTAATAATGCTGTTGATGGTTTATTATACATAAAAGTTGCTGAAATACCTGATAGTACTTTAAAACCTGTTATAGAAGAGTATCAAGCACAATTAGAAAAAAAAGCTTTAGAGAAGTTAAATAAATAG